The proteins below come from a single Chryseobacterium bernardetii genomic window:
- a CDS encoding tape measure protein, which produces MTQGALHFDALLSVNNFDQGITRIKNGIREASGLAVKEAQVMDSAFKNLGTAIGGYFSAQALFSFTKEIINVRGEFQKTEIAFSTMLGNADQAKQLMGQMVDLAAKTPFSLQDVSAGAKQLLAFQVPASEVVDTLTRMGNIAAGLGVPLERINLIYGQVKAKNKLMGQELLQFTEAGIPMLAELAKKFNKNESEISDMVSAGKIGFKDVQDVLFKMTNEGGMFFELMEKQSASLSGQVANLGDAWDQMLNKIGEGSEGILYKGIEGLTFLVDNYQKVLDIIEGLVVAYGSYKAAVIVASAAQNLGNRTIQSEIALLGISEKMKLGRALVTQRQAEATARDAAAELASTRAKYASLQAEVSSLAVKKQAAIQAGITAAAKAQEARVQLSLARMELSSIQAVGTARQIELAQKRVEAAQNTVLATQESASIARKRALAVATEFNTAKQSLENTAKAVGTAQGALAVATETAQTAAKNANSIATARLTLLTTLRTAATRLATQAQALLNATMLNNPIVLVIAAAVALTYAYLKLRDTSTAASIAEKQLNDERQRSSKLIEELKTKTQELTSVIFSDTSTKLQQIEAYKALGKIMPDMLKQMDLETFKKLGSTEAQKKLNAELDKFSTQNIRSNIEKSQKSIEEYSAKIEELNKILKKRNGDSGIYLEQLEIAKKNLEAQKINLEKYNNELDQRLENERLSTMSLAEQKRYWEGQVKSINEQISALEKSNIKKAEALDKVNNIHSLVKSTSIGLINWNINPLLNQLNKAQQEIMKINKAQSGASVDKNKAYWEAQKKAAEDLVASMPTSKEGSPAWREAKKKWLEADAALKKYDLSDKQFLKDQKEREKERLRLEKGAEKSFLKGSLARLEQEISLREEALKRSSGDTVQMRYIDKYGKERFSKEVKSVKEINDELLALRKEKAERERLFEVKTFQESIDETKRQIDVRDKLLQLGYSKETVDGMFPEIKDKSFLQYLNDTNASLEKKSGNEAAENLIKIKKIISEYIGEETFLEGVNKEIDQIKAKFEGNELIDKLEKFKKVYATEMTGENRNAKDLAIDKALKDEKQKQQDFYNSFVKDKETFEQRKLAIESRYNELRKRIQDSNVSDAEKARQTEEANKAQTKEISAMSWEMFQKTDAYVKAFGDLEKIGPRTLKKIRDQFKAFLDSDAGKALNAQDLKAYNDVLKNLNESISKDPFSKLSESIKKYREEKKKLADIEKKFGKDSEQYKIKLDETNHALVGIFNAAGAAGDAAIDFAINLGSALGMMSEESQQALKDVQQLFDGVVNTVAGYVNKNYGQMVSGIISMVSSIAKLANGDTDREKSIRQWQQAINDLKYSYEQLNHIIEKTAGEAQLKMQKDLIANLKEQQAVLIKMRKTENEKKNTDTDKIASYNQQIQEINDKIEEIVDNFKRQVTTVEFKDLSEKIADALISAFSQGEDAAKSFDKVVDDVMRSAVQNALKMKFLDEAAKNMVDSIYTSMGFGKGDTTANQAKIKEYEAKVKALEEKLLTADYYEKPLFEKQRQGYLQLIGKLKQQIANSEIDGSFDGLTKEERDAIKSMGEKAMKDYMEALKQYEDLFGQSAENAQGLKGDIKGITEKTAGALEGQINAMRINVAEALKIHRANQDIFRNQLQIQSQIEKNTRPIEAMYKEIKEMNSKIKSGLAGIP; this is translated from the coding sequence ATGACACAAGGAGCCTTACACTTTGACGCCTTACTTTCAGTAAACAACTTTGACCAGGGGATTACCAGGATTAAAAATGGTATTCGTGAAGCTTCCGGATTAGCGGTTAAAGAGGCACAAGTAATGGATTCAGCATTTAAGAATTTAGGTACTGCTATTGGTGGGTATTTCTCTGCCCAAGCTTTATTTTCATTCACAAAGGAAATAATTAATGTAAGAGGTGAATTCCAGAAAACGGAAATTGCCTTTTCAACAATGCTTGGTAATGCGGACCAGGCTAAACAGCTTATGGGGCAGATGGTTGATCTTGCCGCAAAGACACCTTTTTCTCTACAAGATGTATCTGCCGGAGCAAAACAATTACTTGCTTTTCAAGTGCCAGCAAGTGAGGTGGTAGACACCCTTACAAGAATGGGTAATATTGCAGCCGGTCTTGGAGTACCTCTTGAAAGGATTAACTTGATTTACGGGCAAGTTAAGGCTAAAAATAAACTTATGGGCCAAGAGCTTCTACAGTTCACAGAAGCTGGTATACCTATGTTAGCAGAACTTGCTAAAAAATTCAATAAAAATGAATCAGAAATCAGTGATATGGTTTCGGCTGGTAAGATAGGTTTTAAAGATGTTCAGGATGTATTGTTCAAAATGACTAATGAAGGCGGAATGTTTTTCGAATTAATGGAAAAACAATCTGCTTCTCTCTCTGGACAAGTTGCTAACCTTGGTGATGCCTGGGACCAAATGCTCAATAAAATTGGCGAGGGTAGTGAGGGGATTCTTTATAAAGGTATAGAAGGCCTTACATTCCTTGTAGATAATTATCAGAAGGTTCTTGATATAATTGAAGGATTAGTTGTTGCCTATGGAAGTTACAAAGCTGCCGTTATTGTTGCTTCTGCGGCTCAAAACTTAGGGAATAGAACAATACAATCTGAAATTGCCTTGCTGGGTATTTCAGAAAAAATGAAGCTCGGAAGGGCTTTAGTAACACAAAGACAGGCTGAAGCAACAGCACGTGATGCAGCAGCAGAACTGGCTAGTACCAGAGCTAAATATGCTTCTCTTCAAGCTGAGGTTTCCAGTTTAGCCGTCAAAAAACAAGCAGCAATTCAGGCAGGTATAACAGCTGCGGCAAAAGCACAAGAGGCAAGAGTACAGTTGTCTTTGGCAAGAATGGAATTATCATCAATTCAGGCTGTGGGAACTGCAAGACAAATAGAACTTGCACAGAAAAGGGTTGAGGCGGCACAGAATACTGTACTTGCTACCCAGGAATCAGCTTCTATAGCAAGGAAGAGAGCATTGGCGGTTGCTACTGAATTTAATACCGCAAAGCAATCTCTAGAAAATACCGCAAAAGCTGTTGGAACAGCACAGGGAGCATTAGCAGTTGCTACAGAAACAGCACAGACAGCTGCTAAAAATGCAAACTCAATTGCCACTGCAAGATTGACATTGTTAACTACGCTTAGAACAGCAGCTACAAGACTTGCTACTCAGGCACAGGCATTGCTAAATGCAACAATGCTTAATAATCCTATTGTTTTAGTAATTGCCGCAGCTGTAGCATTAACTTATGCATATCTGAAATTAAGAGATACTTCCACGGCTGCATCTATTGCAGAAAAACAGCTAAATGATGAAAGACAAAGGTCCAGCAAGCTTATTGAAGAGTTAAAAACTAAAACACAGGAATTAACCTCAGTTATTTTCTCAGATACTTCAACTAAACTTCAACAAATTGAAGCTTATAAAGCTTTAGGCAAAATCATGCCTGATATGTTGAAACAAATGGATCTGGAAACCTTCAAAAAACTTGGCTCTACCGAGGCTCAGAAAAAACTTAATGCAGAATTAGATAAGTTCAGCACTCAAAACATACGTTCAAATATTGAAAAGTCTCAAAAAAGCATTGAAGAATATAGTGCAAAAATTGAGGAATTAAATAAAATTCTTAAGAAAAGAAATGGTGATAGCGGAATTTATCTTGAACAGTTAGAAATCGCTAAAAAGAATCTTGAAGCACAAAAAATTAACCTTGAGAAATACAATAATGAATTAGACCAGAGACTTGAAAATGAAAGACTTTCTACTATGTCTCTTGCAGAGCAAAAAAGATATTGGGAAGGACAAGTTAAGTCTATTAATGAACAAATATCTGCTTTAGAAAAGAGCAATATTAAAAAGGCGGAGGCTCTGGATAAAGTTAATAATATTCATTCACTTGTAAAGTCTACTTCAATAGGTCTAATTAACTGGAATATCAATCCTCTTTTGAACCAGCTTAATAAGGCTCAACAAGAGATAATGAAGATAAATAAAGCACAGTCTGGTGCTTCTGTAGACAAAAACAAGGCTTATTGGGAAGCTCAGAAAAAAGCTGCTGAAGATCTAGTAGCATCAATGCCAACTTCAAAAGAAGGTAGTCCTGCGTGGAGAGAAGCTAAAAAGAAGTGGCTGGAAGCTGATGCTGCACTTAAAAAATATGACCTATCAGACAAACAGTTTCTTAAAGATCAAAAAGAAAGAGAAAAAGAACGTCTTAGATTAGAAAAAGGAGCTGAAAAAAGCTTCTTAAAGGGCTCTTTAGCAAGATTGGAACAGGAAATTAGCTTACGGGAAGAAGCATTAAAAAGATCTTCTGGTGATACTGTTCAAATGAGATACATTGACAAGTATGGAAAGGAGAGATTTAGTAAAGAAGTAAAAAGTGTAAAAGAAATTAATGATGAACTTTTAGCCTTACGTAAAGAAAAGGCTGAACGTGAAAGGCTTTTTGAAGTTAAAACATTTCAAGAAAGTATTGATGAAACAAAACGTCAGATAGATGTTAGAGATAAATTACTTCAACTTGGTTATAGCAAAGAAACTGTTGATGGCATGTTTCCAGAAATTAAAGATAAATCATTTCTTCAGTATTTAAATGATACTAATGCATCTTTAGAAAAAAAATCTGGTAATGAAGCTGCTGAAAATTTAATCAAAATAAAAAAGATAATTTCAGAATATATTGGTGAAGAGACGTTTCTTGAAGGTGTAAATAAAGAAATAGATCAAATTAAGGCAAAATTCGAAGGTAATGAATTAATCGATAAGCTAGAGAAGTTTAAAAAAGTCTATGCCACAGAAATGACTGGTGAGAATAGGAATGCAAAAGATTTAGCTATTGATAAAGCTTTAAAGGATGAAAAGCAAAAACAACAGGATTTCTACAATTCTTTTGTAAAAGATAAAGAAACTTTTGAACAAAGAAAACTGGCTATTGAATCCAGATATAATGAATTAAGAAAACGTATTCAGGATTCTAATGTTTCTGATGCTGAAAAAGCCAGACAAACTGAAGAAGCTAATAAAGCTCAAACAAAAGAAATATCTGCTATGTCCTGGGAAATGTTCCAGAAGACAGATGCTTATGTTAAAGCATTTGGGGATCTTGAAAAAATAGGGCCTCGTACACTAAAAAAAATCCGAGATCAGTTTAAAGCATTTTTAGATTCAGATGCAGGTAAAGCTTTAAATGCACAAGACCTAAAAGCATATAATGACGTATTAAAAAATCTTAATGAAAGTATTTCAAAGGACCCATTTTCTAAATTAAGTGAGTCAATCAAAAAATATCGAGAAGAAAAGAAGAAGTTAGCAGATATTGAAAAAAAATTTGGGAAAGACTCTGAACAGTATAAAATTAAACTTGATGAAACAAACCACGCTTTAGTAGGTATTTTTAATGCCGCGGGCGCAGCAGGTGATGCTGCAATAGATTTTGCAATAAATCTTGGCAGTGCATTGGGGATGATGTCAGAAGAGTCGCAACAAGCATTAAAAGATGTTCAACAATTATTTGATGGAGTAGTAAATACTGTTGCCGGATATGTTAACAAAAATTATGGTCAAATGGTCAGCGGTATAATATCGATGGTTTCTTCGATTGCAAAACTTGCCAATGGAGATACAGATCGAGAGAAATCAATAAGACAGTGGCAACAGGCAATTAATGATCTAAAATATTCATACGAGCAATTAAATCATATCATAGAAAAAACAGCTGGTGAAGCTCAGTTGAAAATGCAGAAGGATTTGATTGCAAATCTAAAAGAGCAGCAGGCGGTCTTAATAAAAATGAGAAAGACCGAAAATGAGAAGAAAAATACCGACACGGACAAAATCGCCTCTTACAATCAACAGATACAAGAGATTAACGATAAAATTGAAGAAATAGTTGATAATTTCAAAAGGCAAGTTACCACTGTAGAATTCAAAGATTTATCTGAAAAGATAGCAGATGCATTAATTAGTGCATTTTCACAAGGAGAGGATGCCGCCAAATCTTTTGATAAAGTTGTAGATGATGTAATGAGAAGTGCTGTTCAAAATGCATTAAAAATGAAATTCCTTGATGAGGCAGCAAAAAACATGGTTGATTCTATCTATACCTCAATGGGATTTGGAAAAGGAGATACAACTGCTAATCAGGCTAAAATCAAAGAATATGAAGCAAAAGTAAAAGCATTAGAAGAAAAACTTTTAACAGCTGATTATTATGAAAAGCCATTATTTGAAAAACAAAGACAAGGATATCTTCAGTTAATAGGAAAACTAAAGCAGCAAATTGCTAATTCAGAAATAGATGGTTCTTTTGATGGTCTTACTAAAGAAGAGCGAGACGCAATAAAGTCAATGGGTGAAAAGGCCATGAAAGACTACATGGAAGCTCTTAAACAATATGAAGATCTCTTTGGACAATCTGCTGAAAATGCTCAAGGACTTAAAGGAGATATCAAAGGAATTACTGAGAAAACCGCCGGAGCTTTAGAAGGACAGATTAATGCAATGAGGATAAATGTTGCAGAAGCTTTAAAAATTCATCGGGCTAACCAAGATATTTTCAGAAACCAACTCCAGATTCAAAGTCAAATCGAAAAAAATACTAGGCCTATCGAGGCTATGTATAAGGAGATAAAAGAAATGAACTCTAAAATCAAGTCCGGATTAGCCGGCATACCATAA